A genomic window from Lactobacillus sp. ESL0677 includes:
- a CDS encoding ABC transporter ATP-binding protein: MKLSNLTVKYGKHISLNNLSIRLTNNGKIVGILGENGAGKTTLINVIIGRLNRFKGARTVDESIAYMPDRFFLYENLRIKQAIKLFKQSFSDFDEKRALKILAHFKLDPNMKIHDGSKGNHEEIHLALILSRNTDFYVMDEPLSAIDPINRAAFIEAIENYRRKDSTVLIVTHLLRDLGSMFDEVILMRNGQLLLQDTKKNILNKYSSLEEAYFEEVGR, from the coding sequence ATGAAATTAAGTAACTTAACGGTTAAATATGGTAAGCATATTTCTTTAAATAATTTAAGTATCCGGCTTACTAATAATGGCAAAATAGTCGGTATTCTTGGTGAAAATGGTGCCGGTAAAACGACGCTGATTAATGTAATAATAGGCAGACTAAATCGCTTTAAAGGAGCAAGAACAGTTGATGAAAGCATTGCCTATATGCCTGATAGATTTTTTCTCTATGAAAACTTGCGAATTAAACAGGCAATAAAATTATTTAAGCAATCTTTTTCTGATTTTGATGAAAAGCGTGCTCTGAAAATTTTGGCTCATTTTAAACTCGATCCCAATATGAAAATTCATGACGGCTCTAAGGGAAATCACGAGGAAATTCATTTGGCATTGATTTTATCAAGGAATACAGATTTTTACGTGATGGATGAGCCATTATCGGCGATTGATCCGATTAATCGGGCAGCCTTTATTGAAGCAATTGAAAATTATCGCCGAAAAGACAGTACTGTCTTAATTGTTACGCACTTATTGCGCGATTTGGGTAGTATGTTTGACGAGGTAATCTTGATGAGGAATGGGCAGTTGCTTTTACAAGATACGAAGAAAAATATCTTAAATAAATACAGCAGCCTTGAAGAAGCTTACTTTGAGGAGGTAGGAAGATGA
- the mgtA gene encoding magnesium-translocating P-type ATPase, with protein sequence MLRKPNNQAESKDLQRVKAIAKETRAETLARLHASSNGLSSKQADKNREEYGSNRIASNKHDSKLRFLAEAFITPFTLILLVLATLSLFTDYIFVPAGQKDLSTVLIMVTMVLISGITSFIQNIKSSNAVNSLLKMVSVTTDVIRDGKDQEIPTDQVVIGDVIRLGAGDLVPADMRLLSSKDLFCSSSSLNGESSPVEKIATKRPGVGKDRDYLDYPNVLYEGTTIVSGAGLGVAFATGSHTMFGKLAHDIARSDVKNTSFDVGIKNISKLLITMTAIIAPLVLIINGLTKGNWIDALIFAIATAVGLTPEMLPVIVTTNLVKGSVEMSKHGTIVKKMNSIQNFGSADVLCTDKTGTLTQDKVVLERHYDLNLRETPKILELGYLNSYYQTGMKNLIDKAIIEAAGDELDVNEIQRDYNKIDEIPFDFSRRRMSVVVENSDREHGEHLLVTKGAAEEMIAVSNRVEVDGQILALTPERKQKVMAKIDNMNDDGLRVIMLGYKPNPAPVGEFSTKDESNLILCGFLAFLDPPKESAKNALAKLKRDGINVKILTGDNEAVTRTVGLQVGLNVDNVYSGADLDGKSPEELAKMVEECNIFVKLSPEDKTKIINLLKQNGHTVGYMGDGINDAPAMKAADVSISVDTAVDIAKESADIILLHKDLNVLEKGVRIGRKVFGNTMKYIKITLSSNFGNILSILVASSFLPFLPMLPLQLLILDLLYGTSCLSLPFDTMSDEYLKQPRTWSTKKLPKFMFYFGPTSSVFDIVTFALLYFLICPRLVGGSYTAISPAQQVAFVALFHTGWFIESLWTQEMVIHALRDRHLPFIQQHATYAVILATFGAGIIGTLLPFSVVADALKFGPMPLSYMWVILGILILYILLTTIVKHFYLKDEKFLI encoded by the coding sequence ACACGATTCTAAGCTACGCTTTTTAGCTGAGGCGTTTATTACACCGTTTACCTTGATTCTGTTAGTTCTAGCAACGCTGTCGCTGTTTACTGACTATATTTTTGTCCCGGCTGGACAGAAAGATTTAAGTACAGTGTTAATTATGGTGACAATGGTTTTGATATCTGGGATTACCAGTTTTATCCAGAACATTAAGTCGTCTAATGCCGTTAATTCGCTGCTGAAGATGGTATCAGTTACTACCGATGTTATTCGTGATGGTAAGGACCAAGAAATCCCGACCGATCAAGTAGTTATCGGTGATGTTATTCGGCTGGGAGCAGGGGACTTGGTGCCCGCTGACATGCGACTGCTTTCAAGTAAGGACCTCTTTTGTTCGTCAAGCTCGCTCAATGGTGAGTCAAGCCCTGTGGAAAAGATTGCCACTAAGAGACCGGGCGTAGGTAAAGACCGTGATTATCTTGATTACCCCAATGTTTTATATGAGGGGACAACGATTGTTTCCGGCGCTGGGCTTGGTGTCGCCTTTGCGACGGGTTCACATACCATGTTTGGCAAGCTGGCTCATGACATTGCCAGAAGTGATGTCAAGAATACGTCCTTTGACGTTGGTATTAAAAATATTTCGAAGTTATTAATTACCATGACCGCAATTATTGCGCCACTAGTGCTCATTATCAACGGTTTGACCAAGGGCAACTGGATTGATGCCTTAATCTTTGCAATTGCAACGGCTGTGGGACTGACACCAGAAATGCTGCCGGTTATTGTGACGACTAACTTGGTTAAGGGTTCAGTTGAGATGTCCAAGCACGGCACAATTGTTAAAAAAATGAATTCAATTCAAAACTTTGGCTCGGCTGATGTGCTCTGTACCGATAAGACGGGGACGTTAACGCAGGATAAGGTCGTTTTGGAACGACACTATGATTTAAATTTGCGGGAAACGCCTAAAATTTTGGAGCTTGGCTACCTCAATTCTTATTATCAAACAGGGATGAAAAATTTGATTGATAAGGCAATAATTGAAGCGGCTGGTGATGAGCTTGACGTTAACGAAATTCAACGTGATTATAATAAGATTGATGAAATTCCGTTTGACTTTTCTAGACGGCGCATGAGTGTTGTGGTTGAAAACTCGGACCGTGAACACGGCGAGCACCTCTTGGTAACCAAGGGTGCTGCAGAAGAAATGATCGCTGTTTCCAATCGTGTCGAAGTTGACGGGCAGATTTTGGCGTTAACGCCTGAGCGCAAGCAAAAGGTCATGGCTAAGATTGATAACATGAATGATGACGGCCTGCGGGTAATTATGCTGGGGTATAAGCCTAATCCCGCACCAGTTGGTGAGTTCTCCACTAAAGATGAAAGCAACTTGATTTTGTGTGGCTTTTTAGCCTTCCTTGATCCACCAAAGGAAAGTGCCAAGAATGCTTTAGCTAAGTTAAAGAGAGATGGGATTAATGTCAAAATCCTAACAGGCGACAATGAGGCGGTCACAAGAACGGTTGGTCTGCAAGTTGGATTAAACGTTGATAACGTGTATTCTGGTGCTGATTTAGATGGCAAGAGTCCTGAAGAATTGGCTAAGATGGTTGAAGAATGCAACATCTTTGTTAAGTTGTCACCAGAAGACAAGACGAAGATTATTAATTTGCTCAAGCAAAATGGGCACACAGTTGGCTATATGGGGGACGGCATTAACGATGCTCCCGCAATGAAGGCAGCTGATGTTTCGATTTCTGTTGATACCGCGGTTGATATTGCTAAGGAGTCAGCTGACATTATTTTGCTGCACAAGGATTTGAATGTGCTAGAAAAGGGCGTCAGAATTGGTCGTAAGGTCTTTGGTAACACGATGAAATATATCAAGATTACCTTATCCTCGAATTTTGGTAACATTTTATCGATTTTAGTTGCCTCATCGTTCTTGCCATTCCTGCCAATGCTGCCGCTGCAGCTTCTAATTCTAGACTTACTGTATGGTACTAGTTGCTTGTCACTACCGTTTGATACAATGTCGGATGAATATTTGAAGCAGCCGCGGACTTGGTCAACTAAGAAATTGCCGAAGTTTATGTTTTACTTTGGTCCGACTTCTTCAGTCTTTGACATTGTGACGTTTGCGTTGTTATACTTTCTAATTTGTCCGCGACTTGTTGGCGGCAGTTATACTGCGATTTCACCAGCTCAACAAGTTGCCTTTGTGGCTCTGTTTCATACTGGCTGGTTTATTGAGTCGCTCTGGACACAGGAAATGGTTATTCACGCCTTGCGTGATCGCCACTTGCCATTCATCCAGCAGCATGCAACTTATGCGGTCATCTTGGCAACCTTTGGCGCAGGGATTATCGGTACTCTATTACCATTCTCTGTTGTTGCTGATGCACTCAAGTTTGGTCCAATGCCACTTAGCTATATGTGGGTCATTTTGGGAATTTTGATTCTCTATATTTTATTGACGACAATCGTCAAGCACTTCTACTTAAAGGATGAAAAATTCTTGATTTAA